The following coding sequences lie in one Candidatus Rokuibacteriota bacterium genomic window:
- a CDS encoding branched-chain amino acid ABC transporter permease produces the protein MPSLTLLGQSLLSGLFIGGLYGLLGLGLGLSWGLLRLINLAHFALVFLGAYLTYHLAGTGGMNPFLTVLLIAPAFFVLGVALQWAFDAFRVNELASLLVTFGLTVVIESVIQWVWTADFRRLESPYATMSFRLGPLFVPVTELCMLLAAAALSFLTWAWLRFTWVGKGMRASVEDPDIAAAFGVSPRRLALLLSGVGAAYAGVAGTFVALVYTLAPSQIYAWIGVVFAVVILGGLGNPLGPLVAGIGIGLSESVTMAVAEPSWAPLVSFALLILVLVLRPDRL, from the coding sequence ATGCCGAGCCTGACGCTCCTCGGGCAGTCGCTCCTCTCCGGGCTCTTCATCGGAGGGCTGTACGGCCTGCTGGGGCTCGGGCTCGGCCTCTCCTGGGGGCTCCTGCGCCTGATCAACCTGGCGCACTTCGCGCTGGTGTTCCTGGGCGCGTACCTCACCTACCACCTCGCCGGGACCGGCGGGATGAATCCCTTCCTGACGGTGCTGCTCATCGCGCCCGCCTTCTTCGTGCTGGGGGTGGCGCTGCAGTGGGCCTTCGACGCGTTCCGCGTCAACGAGCTCGCGTCGCTGCTGGTCACCTTCGGCCTCACCGTGGTCATCGAGAGCGTGATCCAGTGGGTGTGGACGGCCGACTTCCGGCGCCTCGAGTCCCCGTACGCGACCATGTCGTTCCGTCTCGGCCCGCTGTTCGTGCCGGTGACCGAGCTCTGCATGCTGCTCGCGGCCGCGGCGCTGTCGTTCCTGACGTGGGCATGGCTGCGCTTCACCTGGGTCGGCAAGGGCATGCGGGCGAGCGTCGAGGACCCGGACATCGCCGCGGCCTTCGGCGTCTCCCCCCGGCGGCTGGCGCTGCTGCTCTCGGGCGTCGGGGCAGCCTACGCCGGCGTGGCGGGGACCTTCGTGGCGCTCGTCTACACGCTGGCGCCCTCGCAGATCTATGCGTGGATCGGCGTGGTCTTCGCCGTCGTCATCCTCGGCGGCCTCGGCAATCCGCTGGGCCCCCTGGTGGCGGGCATCGGCATCGGGCTGAGCGAGTCGGTCACCATGGCGGTAGCGGAGCCTTCCTGGGCGCCGCTGGTGTCCTTCGCGCTGCTCATCCTTGTCCTGGTGCTCCGGCCCGATCGGCTCTGA